One Pempheris klunzingeri isolate RE-2024b chromosome 22, fPemKlu1.hap1, whole genome shotgun sequence DNA segment encodes these proteins:
- the LOC139221978 gene encoding proline and serine-rich protein 2, whose product MSKCQLTSDPRTMDLRLQANPQLHYGVNGGAGRNSRPGEDDELHFLSQEEQECLQFFEETIDSLEESLEEGQVKPPTSSAEEVDGPSTSSPSPGVMVSSLLARPPSPKDQDIIDLVCPELDLVQTKELIFSPTSPDFQNMMPTPESHCEIKPRRDPIDNLPSEYNPPLPSGSYGPTDSHSSYHPPGCIPTPVLIAQKIAENQAGGTSNFLPSSLLRRCSLESEKPTGYIADPPVKQGPPTPTKPTRFPANISVILGNKEHQNQSVGNVNIQERRAQMLANLTGTSHPLLQDPQQAVEKKARNTPTRSISFKDPSPDKSRMEALSKLGLTRNRAMSGGMSLLVTPNSASLDHTGVETHDKALEASVPSTAETSNNLPEANVTTSCQNQTHVDRKPEIVCTNSPRSHEDRSPQPSPSPPAVTHTSYYPPPLENKASAGPPLEVASLEFNSYGGKSIVVKPSISSRSEPPTSPTSSEPKIVPPSLANPTEFNTYGGKTKVMIPASVPVPRSNLPDILSSHVDKSHTLPAKLEPLPTEFNSYGGKSRTINPTTGLSRPSESSARSFKAPAVAPAPRPPRHSYHGVVSSQKAASRAMSPPDHKRRPSSTFRPQGITVQFSGRGATDESRREALRKLGLLKDS is encoded by the exons ATGTCCAAATgccagctgacctctgaccctcgCACCATGGACCTCCGTCTGCAGGCCAACCCTCAGCTCCACTACGGGGTCAACGGGGGCGCAGGACGAAACTCCAGGCCAGGC GAAGACGATGAGCTGCATTTTCTGAGCCAAGAGGAGCAGGAGTGTCTCCAGTTCTTCGAAGAGACCATCGACTCATTGGAAGAAAGTCTGGAAGAGGGGCAGGTGAAACCTCCCACAAGCAGTGCCGAAGAAGTCGATGGACCATCAACCTCAAGTCCTAGCCCTGGGGTCATGGTGTCTTCCCTCCTGGCCAGACCACCCAGTCCCAAAGACCAGGATATTATAGACCTGGTTTGCCCAGAACTGGACTTGGTGCAGACCAAAGAGCTGATCTTCAGTCCCACCAGTCCAG ATTTTCAGAATATGATGCCAACCCCTGAAAGCCACTGCGAGATAAAGCCACGGCGCGATCCAATTGACAACTTGCCTTCAGAGTACAACCCTCCCTTACCAAGCGGCAGCTATGggccgacagacagccactCCTCCTACCACCCTCCAGGCTGCATCCCCACCCCAGTCCTGATTGCCCAGAAGATAGCTGAGAACCAGGCAGGTGGAACCTCTAACTTCCTGCCCTCCTCACTCCTCCGCCGTTGCAGTCTGGAGTCTGAAAAGCCAACAGGCTACATTGCTGATCCTCCTGTTAAACAAGGTCCTCCCACCCCGACTAAGCCTACCCGCTTTCCTGCTAATATCAGTGTGATTCTTGGCAACAAGGAGCACCAGAACCAGTCGGTGGGTAATGTGAACATCCAGGAGAGACGAGCGCAGATGCTGGCAAATTTAACAGGAACATCACACCCTCTGCTGCAGGATCCTCAGCAGGCTGTGGAGAAAAAAGCTCGCAATACTCCCACTCGTAGCATTTCCTTTAAGGACCCCTCACCAGACAAGTCCAGGATGGAGGCCCTGTCTAAGCTAGGCCTCACCAGGAACCGAGCCATGTCTGGGGGTATGTCGCTTCTTGTCACCCCTAATAGCGCCTCCCTGGATCACACAGGAGTAGAAACACATGACAAAGCTCTGGAGGCCAGTGTTCCCTCAACAGCAGAAACCAGCAACAATTTGCCAGAAGCCAATGTTACAACATCATGTCAGAACCAGACTCATGTCGACAGAAAGCCAGAGATTGTGTGCACAAATTCCCCTAGAAGCCATGAAGATAGAAGCCCACAACCAAGCCCCTCGCCTCCAGCAGTTACTCACACCAGCTACTATCCACCTCCTTTGGAAAACAAGGCATCTGCTGGCCCTCCTCTTGAGGTCGCCTCATTGGAATTCAACAGTTATGGAGGGAAATCTATTGTGGTCAAACCCTCTATTTCCTCCAGGAGTGAACCTCCAACCTCTCCAACTAGCTCTGAACCCAAAATCGTCCCTCCTTCACTGGCTAATCCCACCGAGTTCAACACCTATGGAGGAAAGACTAAAGTCATGATCCCTGCTTCTGTACCAGTGCCAAGGAGCAACCTTCCTGACATTCTCAGCTCCCATGTCGACAAGAGCCACACCTTGCCTGCCAAATTAGAGCCACTACCAACTGAGTTTAACAGTTATGGAGGAAAGAGCCGCACCATCAACCCTACCACTGGGTTAAGTCGCCCCTCAGAGAGCTCGGCAAGGAGTTTCAAAGCTCCAGCTGTGGCCCCAGCCCCAAGACCTCCTCGACACTCCTACCATGGTGTTGTAAGTTCCCAGAAAGCAGCGTCTCGAGCCATGTCCCCCCCTGATCACAAGCGGAGACCCAGCTCCACTTTTCGCCCCCAAGGCATCACAGTGCAGTTTTCTGGACGGGGGGCGACGGACGAGTCGCGTAGGGAGGCGCTCAGGAAACTGGGGCTGCTGAAAGACTCTTGA
- the rab3ip gene encoding rab-3A-interacting protein isoform X2: MACSSGQTNAETLEGFHEVNLASPTTPDLQNQAEQRAPARHSTPPTSLYRTHSLGAPPPGLPTSLRADQLPTQPVYSTPRHSHNGSVPGQDGESAEGIFLSGEEGEECSALSDSLSRLRSPSVMEVREKGYERLKEELAKAQRDEECERLSKVRDQLGQELEELTASLFQEAHKMVREANVKQANAEKQLKEALGKIDVLQAEVQALKTLVLSSPTSPLGELPPSGAKTPFRKGHSRNKSTSSAVLGTQPDPSATQPIIRECREVDSQLFSDFKAWKEEPTLDRGCCFLERVYREDIYPCLTFSKSELGSAILEAVEQNTLSVEPVGFQPLPVVKASAVECGGPNGRRAELVTKCALSGQTKTCKHRIKFGDSSNYYYVSPYCRYRITAVCNFFTYIRYIHQGLVKQQDAEQMFWEVMQLRREMSFAKLGYYKDQL, from the exons ATGGCCTGCAGCAGCGGTCAGACCAATGCCGAAACTCTGGAGGGGTTCCATGAGGTGAACTTGGCCTCACCCACCACACCTGACCTTCAG AATCAAGCGGAGCAGCGGGCCCCTGCCCGTCACAGCACCCCACCCACATCCCTGTACCGCACCCACTCTCTGGGAGCGCCCCCTCCTGGCCTCCCCACGTCCCTGCGGGCCGACCAGCTCCCCACGCAGCCGGTTTACTCCACTCCACGGCACAGCCACAATGGAAG TGTGCCAGGTCAGGACGGGGAGTCAGCCGAGGGCATCTTCCTGtctggagaggagggggaggagtgcAGCGCTTTGAGCGACAGTCTGTCACGGCTGCGCAGCCCGTCTGTGATGGAGGTCCGAGAGAAAGGATACGAGAGGTTGAAGGAGGAGCTGGCCAAGGCTCAGAGG GATGAGGAGTGTGAGAGGTTGTCTAAAGTCAGAGACCAGCTTGgccaggagctggaggagctcaccGCCAGTCTCTTCCAG gaggCGCATAAAATGGTCAGAGAAGCCAACGTCAAGCAGGCAAATgctgaaaaacagctgaaagaaGCTCTGGGCAAG ATTGATGTCCTCCAGGCGGAGGTCCAGGCCCTGAAGACACTAGTGCTCTCCTCCCCCACATCCCCCCTGGGTGAACTCCCCCCTTCAGGAGCGAAGACTCCCTTCAGGAAGGGCCACAGCAGAAATAAGAGCACCTCCTCCGCCGTCCTGGGGACACAGCCCGACCCGTCGGCCACACAGCCCATCATACGGGAGTGCAGAGAG GTGGACAGTCAGCTGTTCAGCGATTTCAAGGCGTGGAAGGAGGAGCCGACGCTCGACCGGGGCTGCTGCTTCCTGGAGAGAGTTTACCGTGAGGACATCTACCCCTGCCTCACTTTCAGCAAGAGCGAG ctgGGTTCGGCCATCTTGGAAGCCGTGGAGCAGAACACGCTCAGCGTGGAGCCGGTCGGTTTCCAGCCGCTGCCTGTGGTCAAAGCCTCGGCGGTGGAGTGCGGAGGACCAAA TGGGCGAAGGGCTGAGCTCGTCAC AAAATGTGCCCTGAGCGGTCAGACCAAAACCTGTAAGCACAGAATCAAGTTTGGAGATTCGTCCAACTATTACTACGTGTCTCCCTACTGTAGATATAGA ATCACAGCAGTGTGTAATTTCTTCACCTACATTCGCTACATCCACCAAGGGCTGGTCAAGCAGCAGgatg cgGAGCAGATGTTCTGGGAGGTGATGCAGCTCCGCAGGGAAATGTCCTTCGCCAAGCTTGGCTACTACAAAGACCAGCTGTGA
- the rab3ip gene encoding rab-3A-interacting protein isoform X3, with protein MACSSGQTNAETLEGFHEVNLASPTTPDLQNQAEQRAPARHSTPPTSLYRTHSLGAPPPGLPTSLRADQLPTQPVYSTPRHSHNGSVPGQDGESAEGIFLSGEEGEECSALSDSLSRLRSPSVMEVREKGYERLKEELAKAQRDLLLKDEECERLSKVRDQLGQELEELTASLFQEAHKMVREANVKQANAEKQLKEALGKIDVLQAEVQALKTLVLSSPTSPLGELPPSGAKTPFRKGHSRNKSTSSAVLGTQPDPSATQPIIRECREVDSQLFSDFKAWKEEPTLDRGCCFLERVYREDIYPCLTFSKSELGSAILEAVEQNTLSVEPVGFQPLPVVKASAVECGGPKKCALSGQTKTCKHRIKFGDSSNYYYVSPYCRYRITAVCNFFTYIRYIHQGLVKQQDAEQMFWEVMQLRREMSFAKLGYYKDQL; from the exons ATGGCCTGCAGCAGCGGTCAGACCAATGCCGAAACTCTGGAGGGGTTCCATGAGGTGAACTTGGCCTCACCCACCACACCTGACCTTCAG AATCAAGCGGAGCAGCGGGCCCCTGCCCGTCACAGCACCCCACCCACATCCCTGTACCGCACCCACTCTCTGGGAGCGCCCCCTCCTGGCCTCCCCACGTCCCTGCGGGCCGACCAGCTCCCCACGCAGCCGGTTTACTCCACTCCACGGCACAGCCACAATGGAAG TGTGCCAGGTCAGGACGGGGAGTCAGCCGAGGGCATCTTCCTGtctggagaggagggggaggagtgcAGCGCTTTGAGCGACAGTCTGTCACGGCTGCGCAGCCCGTCTGTGATGGAGGTCCGAGAGAAAGGATACGAGAGGTTGAAGGAGGAGCTGGCCAAGGCTCAGAGG GATCTGCTGTTAAAGGATGAGGAGTGTGAGAGGTTGTCTAAAGTCAGAGACCAGCTTGgccaggagctggaggagctcaccGCCAGTCTCTTCCAG gaggCGCATAAAATGGTCAGAGAAGCCAACGTCAAGCAGGCAAATgctgaaaaacagctgaaagaaGCTCTGGGCAAG ATTGATGTCCTCCAGGCGGAGGTCCAGGCCCTGAAGACACTAGTGCTCTCCTCCCCCACATCCCCCCTGGGTGAACTCCCCCCTTCAGGAGCGAAGACTCCCTTCAGGAAGGGCCACAGCAGAAATAAGAGCACCTCCTCCGCCGTCCTGGGGACACAGCCCGACCCGTCGGCCACACAGCCCATCATACGGGAGTGCAGAGAG GTGGACAGTCAGCTGTTCAGCGATTTCAAGGCGTGGAAGGAGGAGCCGACGCTCGACCGGGGCTGCTGCTTCCTGGAGAGAGTTTACCGTGAGGACATCTACCCCTGCCTCACTTTCAGCAAGAGCGAG ctgGGTTCGGCCATCTTGGAAGCCGTGGAGCAGAACACGCTCAGCGTGGAGCCGGTCGGTTTCCAGCCGCTGCCTGTGGTCAAAGCCTCGGCGGTGGAGTGCGGAGGACCAAA AAAATGTGCCCTGAGCGGTCAGACCAAAACCTGTAAGCACAGAATCAAGTTTGGAGATTCGTCCAACTATTACTACGTGTCTCCCTACTGTAGATATAGA ATCACAGCAGTGTGTAATTTCTTCACCTACATTCGCTACATCCACCAAGGGCTGGTCAAGCAGCAGgatg cgGAGCAGATGTTCTGGGAGGTGATGCAGCTCCGCAGGGAAATGTCCTTCGCCAAGCTTGGCTACTACAAAGACCAGCTGTGA
- the rab3ip gene encoding rab-3A-interacting protein isoform X1, translated as MACSSGQTNAETLEGFHEVNLASPTTPDLQNQAEQRAPARHSTPPTSLYRTHSLGAPPPGLPTSLRADQLPTQPVYSTPRHSHNGSVPGQDGESAEGIFLSGEEGEECSALSDSLSRLRSPSVMEVREKGYERLKEELAKAQRDLLLKDEECERLSKVRDQLGQELEELTASLFQEAHKMVREANVKQANAEKQLKEALGKIDVLQAEVQALKTLVLSSPTSPLGELPPSGAKTPFRKGHSRNKSTSSAVLGTQPDPSATQPIIRECREVDSQLFSDFKAWKEEPTLDRGCCFLERVYREDIYPCLTFSKSELGSAILEAVEQNTLSVEPVGFQPLPVVKASAVECGGPNGRRAELVTKCALSGQTKTCKHRIKFGDSSNYYYVSPYCRYRITAVCNFFTYIRYIHQGLVKQQDAEQMFWEVMQLRREMSFAKLGYYKDQL; from the exons ATGGCCTGCAGCAGCGGTCAGACCAATGCCGAAACTCTGGAGGGGTTCCATGAGGTGAACTTGGCCTCACCCACCACACCTGACCTTCAG AATCAAGCGGAGCAGCGGGCCCCTGCCCGTCACAGCACCCCACCCACATCCCTGTACCGCACCCACTCTCTGGGAGCGCCCCCTCCTGGCCTCCCCACGTCCCTGCGGGCCGACCAGCTCCCCACGCAGCCGGTTTACTCCACTCCACGGCACAGCCACAATGGAAG TGTGCCAGGTCAGGACGGGGAGTCAGCCGAGGGCATCTTCCTGtctggagaggagggggaggagtgcAGCGCTTTGAGCGACAGTCTGTCACGGCTGCGCAGCCCGTCTGTGATGGAGGTCCGAGAGAAAGGATACGAGAGGTTGAAGGAGGAGCTGGCCAAGGCTCAGAGG GATCTGCTGTTAAAGGATGAGGAGTGTGAGAGGTTGTCTAAAGTCAGAGACCAGCTTGgccaggagctggaggagctcaccGCCAGTCTCTTCCAG gaggCGCATAAAATGGTCAGAGAAGCCAACGTCAAGCAGGCAAATgctgaaaaacagctgaaagaaGCTCTGGGCAAG ATTGATGTCCTCCAGGCGGAGGTCCAGGCCCTGAAGACACTAGTGCTCTCCTCCCCCACATCCCCCCTGGGTGAACTCCCCCCTTCAGGAGCGAAGACTCCCTTCAGGAAGGGCCACAGCAGAAATAAGAGCACCTCCTCCGCCGTCCTGGGGACACAGCCCGACCCGTCGGCCACACAGCCCATCATACGGGAGTGCAGAGAG GTGGACAGTCAGCTGTTCAGCGATTTCAAGGCGTGGAAGGAGGAGCCGACGCTCGACCGGGGCTGCTGCTTCCTGGAGAGAGTTTACCGTGAGGACATCTACCCCTGCCTCACTTTCAGCAAGAGCGAG ctgGGTTCGGCCATCTTGGAAGCCGTGGAGCAGAACACGCTCAGCGTGGAGCCGGTCGGTTTCCAGCCGCTGCCTGTGGTCAAAGCCTCGGCGGTGGAGTGCGGAGGACCAAA TGGGCGAAGGGCTGAGCTCGTCAC AAAATGTGCCCTGAGCGGTCAGACCAAAACCTGTAAGCACAGAATCAAGTTTGGAGATTCGTCCAACTATTACTACGTGTCTCCCTACTGTAGATATAGA ATCACAGCAGTGTGTAATTTCTTCACCTACATTCGCTACATCCACCAAGGGCTGGTCAAGCAGCAGgatg cgGAGCAGATGTTCTGGGAGGTGATGCAGCTCCGCAGGGAAATGTCCTTCGCCAAGCTTGGCTACTACAAAGACCAGCTGTGA